The Cyclopterus lumpus isolate fCycLum1 chromosome 1, fCycLum1.pri, whole genome shotgun sequence sequence ATTTAGTTGCAACTGTGCTAGGGGCGGCCAGTCTCTTGCTATGAAAAATAAAGACTGGGTTAATAATGAATGTTTTGACAGCATAGGGCTgactgtgtatatgtatgtgccTGCACATGCCATCAATTTGCATCTGCTCCTGATGGCTGCAGCTTGCACAAAGAAGCAGACGAGCCACTTGAGAAAATCCAGAAAGCTGGATACACAGCTTCAGCAAAGGGGAACACAAAGGAGTGGAAGGGATATGCCCTGTCTGCCACGTTATAGAACGTAGCAGTACCCACCTCACAATCCAACAGCACACCAATGCGCTTTGGATTGGGATTGACTAGCACAGTCTCACTGCTGTTATACCAAGCTGACAGCTTGACGTTGAACCACTCGACACACCAGGACTGGCCATTGCGGCCCAGTCGACTGGTGGGACCTTTGCGGTCAATGCTGCTGTAAGCCAAGCCGATGCCAATGAAGTTGTTGCTGCTCAGTTTGACTTCCCAGTAGTGGCGTCCTCTAGAGAATCCCTTGGAGGCCAGCACCTGGGAGCAGACGGCGAAGCGTTCAGGGCAGTCGGGGTAGTTGGTCTGTTCATCTGACACAGATGCCTTAGTGAAGTTCTCTGTCAGTGCAATGCGTTTGTGGGCCGTCTTTGGATCCAAAGTGAGTATCGTACTATCTGGAAgggacagaagaaaaaaacattcaaataacaGAAACGTTGCTACTAAGAGAGGAGGACACCTGCTGCACTCTTACACTTACATTTCAGAAGTTCGGTTCTTGGTATAGCTGATGTTATGTTTGGGGGAATGTCCGTTGTTTCTACAacagaagacaaaaacaaaattctCATCAGGCTCGGGGATAACGactaaaagctttaaaaacgCAGAGTTTATACATTACTGTGTTCAGCATgtgtcaaaacattttttataaaggtttttgtggctccagagggagctgcATAAAGGCTGATACATTGCCTCAAGTGATGTTACTTGAGTCAGTGccaagtacatatatatatatatatatatttttaaaactctTTAACATGTGTCCGACAATGTAGCAATACTAAATTGGTAGATTACTCTATTTAATGGATGGTGTCTACCTGCTGTCTCTTTGGATTTAGCTGCAGGAGTACAGCCTTTGGATTTGTCTTTCCCACCGAAATCGATCAGGTTCTCCATTGAATGGTCAAGATTCCCTTTCCCCATGTGGTCTTCTGTGGCTTGGGGAGGTTTTGGTtctgataagaaaaaaaacatagtacCTTTGTTATGTAGCTTCAGTGCTCATTTTGACACTGTTAAGTGCAATCAACATGCATTCATTAAAAAGGGTGTTTTACTCTGACACAACCTGCCtcgacagaaaaaaacacaacttttctagCAGCTGTATACCCCGACTGAGATCTGTTTCTCTTACTGACTGACCGAATGAAGGGTGAGCGGCAACTGACGCTTGTGagtttttctctccctctgtttctatCCGTTgcctatctgtgtgtgtgtgtgtgtgtgtgtatatgcggACATTATGTTTGAAAGATTGATGTTTTGGTGACGCAATTTCTTTAACGTGTGTATATAGTGCAACCCCTGATACCAATATTGGATAAGTCCCTTCTCTAATGAGAATGCATTAGTTTCCGCTAGacgtacctaataaactggcaactgagtattcctgtcatgtccaggaaactgtgatgttaaattaatcagtttcgtgtcttgtgtccatgttgtcttgtgatttcctgttttattgtgaaagtcaactctcctcttgtttcaggcaacttgttccttcccctgtgtgtttctcctctggtctgattggctgcctcgctcctgattgtttccacctgtgccctcaccctgtgtatatattgtctgcgtctccctttgtcccgTGCCTGTTcgttttgtcttttgtgccagagaaccagccatttccatGAAATTCACCAGTCACCAGgttatgatattttgttactttgttcatgtagattttctgtttgtttgttccagttaattaaattttttgttgttactttgccttgagtcgtgcgtatgggttctagtctttgttcggtcatgacagTTCCCAATTAGtcttataataaatacatttacttacgTTGAGGTTTCTTCTTTGGGCCCGATTTGGGTTGGGGACCTGGACCTGTCCATGGTGGctctgagatttaaaaaaatgggcAAAAGAAAGGCATCTTTTAACAGTCCTGTCTAATAAAAtgcatttcagtgttttttttctcatataaAGCATTTATGTTGGACAGGTGAACATACCAGAAGACCAGCTAACAGGTAGAACCTCTTTATACGCTCCTGAGAACATGTCACAGgtgtattatatttaattaattacattttgtaatgaCTTAAAACATTTACCCCAACCACTACACAATGCAGCATCAATTTGAGGAATATTTTAAGATCAAGTGAATTTTCTTTTAGGATTCCACCATGAGCCAACTCACCAAGTATGCCAGTGTTTATATCTGCAATAAAATTGGACATAATTGGCTTTACTATACTTTCTCAATGCAACTCAACTCATCTTCAACTGTAAAATGTCCCACTTATGAATGTACCTACACCAGCATCTTAGAAACAATTCGGATGGCGTACGTTTTAGTAAAAGTGATATAATCATTGGTGCACTCTGTGTTGCTGTCAGCCCATTGTGAGTAtgattgtatatttatatctcACTTGTCTTATGTCCTCCCATAAATGAAGGATCCATAAATGGAGGAGCCATATAGGAGCCATGTGGATGCTGATGTGGATTCCAGCCTGCTGGTGGCTCCATATAAGGCCTACGAAATGGCTGAAGTAATGGGATGGGTACACGACCTGAACTGCGGGACCTGGGCTGTCTTTTCTGCTTTGGAGGCTTGGTTACTTCTGAAACGGAGGAGGTAAAGCAAGAAGACATTTGATCAGATGTATGAAGGTATTTTATCAAAACACATGTGTGAATGTTTATTATGCACATGGGCAGATATTTTATTGTAGGTATAGATGAATATACCAGATTCTGGATGAGATCCAGTACTTCCAGAACTTGCAGGTGTTGAGCCAGGAACTGCTTTTTCATCTTTGAATGGGAAATGGACTGCATTAATATAGCACTTTTACAATTTGCCTCTCATCCCATTCACACTGAGTAAGTAAGTTACAATACTCCCAATGTGGAGATATTTTGGTTTCTTGCTCAATGCATGAACGAAAGGAGGAGCTAGAGATCGACCCGTCGACCCTGCAATTAGTGAACAACACGATCAACCTGCTGAGCCACAGCTGCCCCAGTCAGTCCCAGTAGCCCACCACCACCAAACACAGCGTTACTAAAGtcaacatttgatttaatctCCAGTATCTCTCACGACACAAACTCACCAGATGCAACAATGTCAGTCTTAAATTCTGCAACACAATTGGACATGATTGGCTTCATTATAATTTCATAATGCATTTCCAAATGTAAAATCTCCCACTACAAATGTATCTGCACATTCACCTGGTTTAAGTAAGAGGAGTCTGGCCTTAACAGGCTGTTTAAGGATCTCTGTCAGATACTCCTTCAAGAGAGCAGAAAATGCCTGTGTTGCTGTCACATTCTTGGAGTCCAGGCTGATTCGAGGGATGGAAGGCTCAAAGTTCACAGCTGGGGGCAGGTCAAATGAAGCCTGAgaatagaaaaacacatttttgttttcttgatgGAACATAGAGATAAAGCTCATTTCTGTTGTGGTCATGATATAAGGTAGTGTAGTTTAAATATAATTGGAATTAAATTTAACGTGTGATGGTTGAAACCAACCACATCTAGCATACTCCAGTTTCTCTTTTCAGTCATTGGCAAAATCTCAACCTGGACCCTAAACCAACCCACTGACCTCTGTTTGACGTCACAATCACGTCTGAAAGAAACACCGTTCTTTAAGAGGCTATGAACACAACAGCAAGCTCAATTAAATGAACAGAGAAGAGTAACTTTAATAAAAGGTGGAGTATACAATATTCAGAACATTAATCTAGcaacaaacaactatttgtgATGTAACAATAGGGAAGTAAAGCCAACAGACGTAAACACTGTTGGCTTTGTCAGCACGTTTGCCATAGTTTGTGCGGTTAGCCGTGAGGTGCTGGCCTAACCGTCGCCATGGAAAAGCAATAGGAATGCTCCCAGTCCCTTTATATTGCACCCTTAAATGTCTTttagtttgattttgttttagtAAATACTTATACAGGTAGTTGCGTGAAATTAGTTATACAGAGCGCGTTTCATGATGAACACAAAATGGGgtttgtggtcaggagaggcaGCATTGAGGCAGACTCACTGTTGGGAGGGTTTTATAACCCACTCTCACTCCCCGCCATCTGGTTTGGACCTTCCATGCTAAGGCTCAAACGGAGTAGAAGTGGGTCGGGAAAGATTCAGCGATTGAATCTGGTCACTTCAAGTTTTAACTTGAATGAACTGTCAGACATCATAAATATCAACACTCAAACTgatattgatatttttttttcttactttaaGGTGGTAAATTAAATGTTCCTGCTAACAGCAGTCCATAGCTTTGCTCCCCTACTAGTAATAGTCGTAGTAGTCGGTTTTCATCTACTGTCGGTTAAACATTTACTATGGATAAGTACTTCATACAACTCTACTTGGAAAACAATCCAAAAATGTCCTTTAACCCTTTAACAAAGCATGCTGTATGGATTTATATTTGGCTGCTTTTGCTTCACTTACATTTAAAACTataaaagtcagcttccagatTGTGTGCGGATTGATGATCACAGTTGTCTCACCTGTAGGAAGGCCAGAGTTTGGGACTGACTCAGCAGACTGTGGAT is a genomic window containing:
- the trim25 gene encoding E3 ubiquitin/ISG15 ligase TRIM25 isoform X2; the encoded protein is MAAVDESPFSLISLEDELTCSICLSPFDCPVTIPCGHNFCQDCLLATWKDSYSCPQCRTHFATKPELKKNTVLSSVVQTFSLRSKSKSKSKSEATLIAEESEAEKEDVIRCDTCMEAEASQTCLTCMASFCEEHLRPHRENPTFRLHQLSQPLGDLSERICPDHHKLMELFCSQHSRPICSLCLQQVHKGCSFISPEEKRNLTESDLRGKLDLLDGKITKNENVIRQMGDMQNNLKDSATNRKKALVAEYQQIQDMLAREERESLNAVDRELEGGQTKLKGLAKRFTENVNNMSKAKEEIHSLLSQSQTLAFLQASFDLPPAVNFEPSIPRISLDSKNVTATQAFSALLKEYLTEILKQPVKARLLLLKPDEKAVPGSTPASSGSTGSHPESEVTKPPKQKRQPRSRSSGRVPIPLLQPFRRPYMEPPAGWNPHQHPHGSYMAPPFMDPSFMGGHKTNINTGILGAYKEVLPVSWSSEPPWTGPGPQPKSGPKKKPQQPKPPQATEDHMGKGNLDHSMENLIDFGGKDKSKGCTPAAKSKETAETTDIPPNITSAIPRTELLKYSTILTLDPKTAHKRIALTENFTKASVSDEQTNYPDCPERFAVCSQVLASKGFSRGRHYWEVKLSSNNFIGIGLAYSSIDRKGPTSRLGRNGQSWCVEWFNVKLSAWYNSSETVLVNPNPKRIGVLLDCEVGTATFYNVADRAYPFHSFVFPFAEAVYPAFWIFSSGSSASLCKLQPSGADAN
- the trim25 gene encoding E3 ubiquitin/ISG15 ligase TRIM25 isoform X3, whose translation is MAAVDESPFSLISLEDELTCSICLSPFDCPVTIPCGHNFCQDCLLATWKDSYSCPQCRTHFATKPELKKNTVLSSVVQTFSLRSKSKSKSKSEATLIAEESEAEKEDVIRCDTCMEAEASQTCLTCMASFCEEHLRPHRENPTFRLHQLSQPLGDLSERICPDHHKLMELFCSQHSRPICSLCLQQVHKGCSFISPEEKRNLTESDLRGKLDLLDGKITKNENVIRQMGDMQNNLKDSATNRKKALVAEYQQIQDMLAREERESLNAVDRELEGGQTKLKGLAKRFTENVNNMSKAKEEIHSLLSQSQTLAFLQASFDLPPAVNFEPSIPRISLDSKNVTATQAFSALLKEYLTEILKQPVKARLLLLKPEFKTDIVASDEKAVPGSTPASSGSTGSHPESEVTKPPKQKRQPRSRSSGRVPIPLLQPFRRPYMEPPAGWNPHQHPHGSYMAPPFMDPSFMGGHKTNINTGILEPPWTGPGPQPKSGPKKKPQQPKPPQATEDHMGKGNLDHSMENLIDFGGKDKSKGCTPAAKSKETAETTDIPPNITSAIPRTELLKYSTILTLDPKTAHKRIALTENFTKASVSDEQTNYPDCPERFAVCSQVLASKGFSRGRHYWEVKLSSNNFIGIGLAYSSIDRKGPTSRLGRNGQSWCVEWFNVKLSAWYNSSETVLVNPNPKRIGVLLDCEVGTATFYNVADRAYPFHSFVFPFAEAVYPAFWIFSSGSSASLCKLQPSGADAN
- the trim25 gene encoding E3 ubiquitin/ISG15 ligase TRIM25 isoform X1, translated to MAAVDESPFSLISLEDELTCSICLSPFDCPVTIPCGHNFCQDCLLATWKDSYSCPQCRTHFATKPELKKNTVLSSVVQTFSLRSKSKSKSKSEATLIAEESEAEKEDVIRCDTCMEAEASQTCLTCMASFCEEHLRPHRENPTFRLHQLSQPLGDLSERICPDHHKLMELFCSQHSRPICSLCLQQVHKGCSFISPEEKRNLTESDLRGKLDLLDGKITKNENVIRQMGDMQNNLKDSATNRKKALVAEYQQIQDMLAREERESLNAVDRELEGGQTKLKGLAKRFTENVNNMSKAKEEIHSLLSQSQTLAFLQASFDLPPAVNFEPSIPRISLDSKNVTATQAFSALLKEYLTEILKQPVKARLLLLKPEFKTDIVASDEKAVPGSTPASSGSTGSHPESEVTKPPKQKRQPRSRSSGRVPIPLLQPFRRPYMEPPAGWNPHQHPHGSYMAPPFMDPSFMGGHKTNINTGILGAYKEVLPVSWSSEPPWTGPGPQPKSGPKKKPQQPKPPQATEDHMGKGNLDHSMENLIDFGGKDKSKGCTPAAKSKETAETTDIPPNITSAIPRTELLKYSTILTLDPKTAHKRIALTENFTKASVSDEQTNYPDCPERFAVCSQVLASKGFSRGRHYWEVKLSSNNFIGIGLAYSSIDRKGPTSRLGRNGQSWCVEWFNVKLSAWYNSSETVLVNPNPKRIGVLLDCEVGTATFYNVADRAYPFHSFVFPFAEAVYPAFWIFSSGSSASLCKLQPSGADAN
- the trim25 gene encoding E3 ubiquitin/ISG15 ligase TRIM25 isoform X4, translated to MAAVDESPFSLISLEDELTCSICLSPFDCPVTIPCGHNFCQDCLLATWKDSYSCPQCRTHFATKPELKKNTVLSSVVQTFSLRSKSKSKSKSEATLIAEESEAEKEDVIRCDTCMEAEASQTCLTCMASFCEEHLRPHRENPTFRLHQLSQPLGDLSERICPDHHKLMELFCSQHSRPICSLCLQQVHKGCSFISPEEKRNLTESDLRGKLDLLDGKITKNENVIRQMGDMQNNLKDSATNRKKALVAEYQQIQDMLAREERESLNAVDRELEGGQTKLKGLAKRFTENVNNMSKAKEEIHSLLSQSQTLAFLQASFDLPPAVNFEPSIPRISLDSKNVTATQAFSALLKEYLTEILKQPVKARLLLLKPEFKTDIVASDEKAVPGSTPASSGSTGSHPESEVTKPPKQKRQPRSRSSGRVPIPLLQPFRRPYMEPPAGWNPHQHPHGSYMAPPFMDPSFMGGHKTKPPWTGPGPQPKSGPKKKPQQPKPPQATEDHMGKGNLDHSMENLIDFGGKDKSKGCTPAAKSKETAETTDIPPNITSAIPRTELLKYSTILTLDPKTAHKRIALTENFTKASVSDEQTNYPDCPERFAVCSQVLASKGFSRGRHYWEVKLSSNNFIGIGLAYSSIDRKGPTSRLGRNGQSWCVEWFNVKLSAWYNSSETVLVNPNPKRIGVLLDCEVGTATFYNVADRAYPFHSFVFPFAEAVYPAFWIFSSGSSASLCKLQPSGADAN
- the trim25 gene encoding E3 ubiquitin/ISG15 ligase TRIM25 isoform X5 produces the protein MAAVDESPFSLISLEDELTCSICLSPFDCPVTIPCGHNFCQDCLLATWKDSYSCPQCRTHFATKPELKKNTVLSSVVQTFSLRSKSKSKSKSEATLIAEESEAEKEDVIRCDTCMEAEASQTCLTCMASFCEEHLRPHRENPTFRLHQLSQPLGDLSERICPDHHKLMELFCSQHSRPICSLCLQQVHKGCSFISPEEKRNLTESDLRGKLDLLDGKITKNENVIRQMGDMQNNLKDSATNRKKALVAEYQQIQDMLAREERESLNAVDRELEGGQTKLKGLAKRFTENVNNMSKAKEEIHSLLSQSQTLAFLQASFDLPPAVNFEPSIPRISLDSKNVTATQAFSALLKEYLTEILKQPVKARLLLLKPDEKAVPGSTPASSGSTGSHPESEVTKPPKQKRQPRSRSSGRVPIPLLQPFRRPYMEPPAGWNPHQHPHGSYMAPPFMDPSFMGGHKTKPPWTGPGPQPKSGPKKKPQQPKPPQATEDHMGKGNLDHSMENLIDFGGKDKSKGCTPAAKSKETAETTDIPPNITSAIPRTELLKYSTILTLDPKTAHKRIALTENFTKASVSDEQTNYPDCPERFAVCSQVLASKGFSRGRHYWEVKLSSNNFIGIGLAYSSIDRKGPTSRLGRNGQSWCVEWFNVKLSAWYNSSETVLVNPNPKRIGVLLDCEVGTATFYNVADRAYPFHSFVFPFAEAVYPAFWIFSSGSSASLCKLQPSGADAN